From one Peptoniphilaceae bacterium AMB_02 genomic stretch:
- a CDS encoding Asp-tRNA(Asn)/Glu-tRNA(Gln) amidotransferase subunit GatC: MINKDKVKSIYKDAHIKLDENKLDEITEKFSKLIEYNSILFKADVEGLEGTCINTENEAYFREDVPVGGMDREKALSYANDREYGYFRLQRVLD; this comes from the coding sequence ATGATTAATAAAGACAAGGTAAAGAGTATCTATAAAGATGCTCATATAAAATTAGATGAGAATAAACTGGATGAAATTACAGAAAAGTTCTCTAAGCTGATTGAATACAATAGCATTCTATTCAAGGCGGATGTTGAAGGACTTGAGGGAACATGTATTAATACAGAAAACGAAGCATATTTTAGAGAAGATGTTCCAGTCGGAGGAATGGATAGAGAGAAAGCCCTATCCTATGCCAATGATAGAGAATACGGATACTTCAGATTGCAAAGAGTTTTGGATTAG
- the rdgB gene encoding RdgB/HAM1 family non-canonical purine NTP pyrophosphatase, whose amino-acid sequence MKTLVIATGNQDKVAEIKSILKDLKLKILSKDQVGLSELEVVEDADTLKGNAILKAKAILNRCDADIVLADDTGLYVDSLSGLPGVHTARYAGDHAGYADNRIKLLEDMQGVEAGERSARFITSIVILDREGNEHEALGVCEGTISTSERGEFGFGYDPIFIPEGYDKTFAELDSDTKNRISHRALALEQLKDLLERIGVEKNEEDTCSK is encoded by the coding sequence GTGAAAACACTGGTAATAGCTACTGGAAACCAAGACAAGGTAGCGGAAATAAAAAGTATACTTAAAGATTTAAAACTTAAGATTCTATCCAAGGATCAAGTAGGATTGAGTGAACTTGAAGTAGTAGAAGATGCTGATACTTTAAAGGGAAATGCCATTCTAAAAGCCAAAGCAATACTTAATAGATGCGATGCCGATATAGTGCTGGCAGATGATACCGGACTTTATGTCGACTCACTTTCAGGACTTCCGGGCGTTCATACGGCAAGATATGCCGGAGATCATGCCGGTTATGCTGATAACAGGATAAAACTACTTGAGGATATGCAAGGTGTAGAAGCTGGCGAGAGATCGGCAAGATTCATAACCTCAATAGTCATACTTGATAGAGAAGGTAATGAACACGAAGCGCTTGGAGTGTGTGAGGGTACGATCAGTACTTCTGAAAGAGGAGAATTTGGTTTTGGCTATGATCCAATCTTCATACCTGAAGGATACGATAAAACTTTTGCTGAATTGGATTCAGATACCAAGAATAGAATCAGTCATAGAGCTCTTGCGCTGGAGCAGCTAAAAGACTTACTTGAGAGAATCGGGGTAGAAAAAAATGAAGAAGATACTTGTAGTAAGTGA
- a CDS encoding DUF5698 domain-containing protein, whose amino-acid sequence MEHVLNILLIFVVRVISSMIVSFRTIYSLQGRKLISSFFGFFEASLFALIVIKIIGQVDNPVILVVYGLGYGAGCMFAVMLEQKIGLGNLAATVILQGIDNDELIKTIREEGLGVTVLNGDGKKGPRDVLIVSLHRKDLINFKRIISHGAEDAFVSVAPVNALGGYIKRLRTH is encoded by the coding sequence ATGGAACATGTCTTAAATATACTTTTAATATTTGTTGTAAGGGTTATCAGTTCCATGATAGTTTCTTTTAGGACGATTTATTCACTGCAAGGAAGAAAACTGATTTCTTCCTTCTTTGGTTTTTTTGAAGCAAGTTTGTTTGCTCTGATAGTCATTAAGATAATTGGACAAGTTGATAATCCGGTAATTCTAGTAGTATATGGACTGGGATATGGTGCGGGTTGTATGTTTGCCGTAATGCTTGAACAAAAAATAGGCCTCGGAAATCTTGCTGCTACAGTGATTTTACAGGGCATTGATAATGATGAATTGATTAAGACGATTAGAGAAGAGGGACTCGGAGTAACTGTTTTAAACGGGGATGGAAAGAAAGGTCCAAGAGATGTTTTAATCGTATCACTTCATAGAAAAGATTTGATTAACTTCAAAAGAATCATTTCACATGGTGCCGAAGATGCATTTGTTTCGGTTGCGCCTGTAAACGCACTTGGTGGATATATTAAAAGACTCAGAACACATTAA
- a CDS encoding TraX family protein, with translation MSYFAVKMIAIITMFIDHIGVVVGSSGLGMITYNNTFVLRTIGRIALPIFAYNIINGWNHTKYKPNYIYRLILFACISQIPFSLVVNPINYAIKFDTISAFTALNFDTMPINFWIIALVFLASHIIMYKNSDPKMTIALLIATLFTLISVRTDAGLLYTNPYKLNVFYTLGTAAYIFGELEAFRNSSKDSIPLIRILRVLSIFTIAFLFCSFSDYSFMGLFLILAIYAARNNKLLQLTIIAFWCILIYKTSMYFLTSALLSVLVIYLYNGKKGYSNKYLQILTYIFYPLHLSILGLIVLFK, from the coding sequence ATGTCATATTTTGCGGTTAAGATGATTGCCATAATCACAATGTTTATAGATCATATTGGAGTTGTTGTAGGCAGCTCGGGACTTGGCATGATTACATATAATAATACATTTGTACTCAGAACTATTGGAAGAATTGCTCTACCTATTTTTGCTTACAATATTATAAACGGATGGAATCATACCAAATATAAGCCTAATTATATATATAGACTTATTCTTTTTGCATGCATATCCCAAATTCCATTCTCACTCGTTGTAAATCCAATAAACTATGCCATAAAGTTTGATACAATTAGTGCTTTTACAGCTCTTAATTTCGACACAATGCCTATTAATTTTTGGATTATTGCTTTAGTATTCTTGGCATCTCATATAATTATGTATAAAAACTCCGACCCGAAAATGACAATAGCACTACTGATCGCCACATTATTTACACTTATATCAGTTAGAACTGATGCCGGATTATTATACACGAATCCATATAAATTAAATGTATTCTATACCCTTGGTACCGCTGCTTATATTTTTGGTGAACTTGAAGCTTTTAGAAATTCATCAAAAGATAGTATTCCACTTATTAGGATTTTAAGAGTGTTGTCGATATTCACGATAGCTTTTCTATTTTGTTCATTTTCAGATTATTCATTTATGGGCTTATTTTTAATCCTAGCTATTTATGCTGCAAGGAACAATAAATTGTTACAGCTTACAATTATTGCATTTTGGTGTATCTTAATTTATAAAACTTCTATGTATTTTCTCACAAGTGCTCTTTTATCGGTTTTGGTAATCTATCTTTACAATGGTAAAAAGGGTTATAGCAATAAGTATTTGCAAATCTTAACCTATATATTCTACCCGCTTCACCTTAGTATTTTGGGTTTAATAGTCTTGTTTAAGTAA
- a CDS encoding amidase family protein: MGSSETSYFGPVNNPIDNTLIPGGSSSGAAAAQKLGYSVVSLGSDTGGSVRQPASYCSLLGYLPSYGSISRYGVVSLANSLDQVGIFGGSVEDIVNTINVIGGHDQKDPTSMKQEMNLELEDREDLRGIKIAYVYDFEQFNIDEKVLNDYNEAINTFIKLGAELTEIKFENREYFSPTYSVINTAEASSNLSKFDGIRYGYIAEDYEGVEELYVKTRSEGFGEEVQRRIAIGMYYLGSEFEREIYERAIKVRTKIKNELASIFKDYDLILTPSTPDLPAKLGGEKGSVEAFNSGDYHVIVNLTGSCAISIPMNEGLGGSVQLIADRFEDELLLNIADKFYKEVK, translated from the coding sequence GTGGGAAGCTCAGAGACATCCTACTTTGGTCCTGTCAACAATCCTATTGACAACACTCTTATACCCGGTGGATCATCTTCAGGAGCTGCTGCAGCTCAAAAACTGGGCTATAGTGTAGTATCTCTTGGCAGTGATACCGGCGGTTCAGTTAGACAACCGGCAAGCTATTGTTCCTTACTGGGCTACCTACCGAGCTATGGAAGTATTTCAAGATATGGAGTAGTATCACTTGCAAACTCACTGGATCAAGTTGGAATCTTTGGAGGCTCCGTCGAAGATATAGTGAATACCATTAATGTAATCGGTGGACATGACCAAAAGGACCCGACTTCCATGAAGCAGGAAATGAACTTGGAATTAGAGGATAGAGAAGATCTGCGCGGAATAAAAATCGCATATGTATATGATTTTGAACAATTCAATATAGATGAGAAAGTATTAAACGATTATAACGAAGCCATCAATACTTTTATTAAGCTCGGAGCTGAATTGACGGAGATAAAATTTGAAAACCGCGAATATTTTTCGCCTACTTACTCTGTAATAAATACTGCGGAGGCAAGTAGTAATCTTTCAAAATTTGACGGTATTAGATACGGGTATATAGCAGAAGACTATGAAGGTGTCGAAGAATTGTATGTTAAGACGCGTAGTGAAGGATTTGGTGAAGAAGTTCAAAGAAGAATCGCAATAGGTATGTACTACCTGGGCTCTGAATTCGAAAGAGAAATATATGAAAGAGCTATAAAAGTAAGAACTAAAATTAAAAATGAACTGGCGAGCATATTTAAAGATTATGACCTGATATTAACACCTTCAACACCTGATCTACCTGCAAAACTTGGTGGAGAGAAAGGATCTGTTGAAGCATTTAACAGCGGGGATTATCATGTAATAGTAAATTTAACAGGCAGTTGTGCGATTTCCATACCTATGAATGAAGGACTTGGGGGATCTGTACAGCTAATAGCCGATAGATTTGAAGATGAACTATTACTCAATATAGCAGACAAATTTTATAAGGAGGTTAAATAA
- the larC gene encoding nickel pincer cofactor biosynthesis protein LarC, with the protein MILYFDCFSGISGNMTIAALLELGIVDFEYLKNELKKLKLDEFEISLEKTDKLGISASYFDVTSGGVSVEDIHHHNHEHDHNHGHHHDHNHHGHHEHHEHKHEHDHNHDHYHEHDHEHGHHHHEHDHEHGHTHHHHDHVHDHHHHDHVHRNLFDIEKIIDDSELNEGVKALSKKMFNFVAAAESTIHNKSFEELHFHEVGAIDSIVDIVGTAILIDAIAPEKIYSSKVHVGNGFVKCAHGMMPLPAPATLEIIKDAGIPVFSKGIKAELTTPTGAAILAAIVDEYMDIPEGMTVERIGYGAGKRNLEIPNILRISAGDVKKNSSSILKLEFEVDDMTGEELGYFMDKVLEEGALDICYTPVQMKKNRPGISVRILCNNENLDEFSKIIFSHSTTIGFRYGEVNRMKMERRIEEKDTEFGKIRQKISGFGDMEKSKHEYEDIVKILENADKQSRLEN; encoded by the coding sequence ATGATCTTATATTTTGATTGTTTTTCGGGAATTAGTGGAAATATGACCATTGCAGCATTATTGGAACTTGGAATCGTAGATTTTGAGTATTTAAAAAACGAATTAAAGAAACTTAAGCTGGACGAATTTGAAATCAGTCTTGAAAAAACTGACAAATTAGGAATTTCAGCATCATATTTTGATGTAACGAGCGGAGGAGTATCTGTAGAAGATATTCACCATCATAATCATGAACACGACCACAACCATGGACATCATCATGACCATAATCATCATGGACATCATGAGCATCACGAACATAAGCATGAACATGACCACAATCATGATCATTATCATGAACATGACCATGAGCATGGACACCACCATCATGAACATGATCACGAGCATGGGCATACCCACCACCATCACGACCATGTTCACGATCATCATCACCACGACCATGTTCATAGGAACCTTTTTGATATTGAAAAAATCATAGATGATTCAGAATTAAACGAGGGTGTTAAAGCACTGTCCAAGAAGATGTTTAATTTTGTTGCTGCTGCGGAGAGTACAATCCACAACAAGAGTTTCGAAGAATTGCATTTCCACGAAGTTGGTGCAATTGACAGCATAGTTGACATTGTAGGGACTGCCATATTAATTGATGCGATAGCTCCTGAGAAAATCTATTCTTCCAAAGTACATGTAGGAAATGGTTTTGTGAAATGTGCCCATGGTATGATGCCGCTTCCTGCACCGGCAACACTTGAAATAATTAAAGATGCCGGGATTCCGGTTTTTTCCAAGGGCATCAAAGCTGAACTCACAACTCCAACCGGTGCTGCAATATTGGCGGCAATTGTAGATGAATACATGGATATTCCGGAAGGCATGACTGTAGAGAGAATTGGATATGGAGCCGGAAAGAGAAATCTAGAAATCCCCAATATCTTAAGAATCAGTGCCGGAGATGTAAAAAAAAACTCTAGCTCTATTCTAAAACTTGAGTTCGAAGTCGATGATATGACTGGAGAAGAACTCGGTTATTTTATGGATAAGGTCCTTGAAGAAGGTGCTTTAGATATCTGTTATACACCTGTTCAAATGAAAAAGAACAGACCGGGAATATCGGTTAGAATTCTCTGTAATAATGAGAATTTAGATGAATTTTCTAAAATCATTTTCTCTCATTCAACAACCATAGGTTTTAGATATGGTGAAGTAAACAGAATGAAGATGGAGAGAAGAATAGAGGAAAAGGACACAGAATTCGGGAAAATACGCCAAAAAATTTCCGGCTTCGGAGATATGGAAAAATCCAAGCATGAGTATGAAGATATTGTTAAAATATTAGAAAATGCTGATAAACAAAGCCGCCTTGAGAATTAA
- the larB gene encoding nickel pincer cofactor biosynthesis protein LarB, producing MNENMIKKLMESVRDGEKSVDEAIKELKFLPYEDIGYAKIDNHRSLRVGYPEVIYSEGKSFEQILGILEHMNSNDSTDILLTRLQKEVFVKLHEKFGELEYNEIARLGMIRKTENKAIGNIVVATGGTSDIPVAEEAALTAEFFGNKVDRVYDVGVAGIHRLLSNYHRIHEAKVIIAVAGMDGALPSAIAGLASVPVIAVPTSVGYGASFGGVAALLTMLNSCATGVSVVNIDNGFGAGYLASMINKGEK from the coding sequence ATGAACGAAAATATGATTAAGAAGTTAATGGAATCGGTTAGAGATGGAGAGAAGTCTGTAGATGAGGCAATCAAAGAATTAAAATTTTTACCTTATGAAGATATTGGGTATGCGAAGATTGACAATCACAGATCACTTAGGGTTGGCTATCCGGAGGTCATCTATTCTGAAGGAAAATCCTTTGAACAGATACTAGGCATCCTTGAGCATATGAACTCTAATGACAGCACTGATATCCTACTCACCAGACTTCAGAAAGAAGTCTTTGTCAAACTTCATGAGAAGTTTGGAGAACTTGAATACAATGAGATTGCAAGACTGGGAATGATACGAAAGACTGAAAATAAAGCCATAGGAAATATCGTAGTGGCAACAGGCGGAACTTCGGACATACCGGTTGCTGAGGAAGCGGCTCTTACCGCTGAGTTTTTTGGTAACAAAGTAGACAGAGTTTATGATGTAGGTGTTGCCGGTATTCATAGACTATTGTCAAATTATCACAGGATACATGAAGCCAAGGTAATTATTGCCGTAGCCGGAATGGACGGAGCACTTCCGAGTGCCATAGCCGGACTTGCTTCAGTACCCGTAATAGCAGTGCCGACCTCAGTTGGATATGGTGCAAGTTTTGGGGGAGTTGCAGCACTTTTGACTATGCTTAACTCTTGTGCTACCGGGGTAAGTGTAGTAAATATAGATAATGGATTTGGTGCGGGATACTTGGCATCAATGATAAACAAGGGAGAAAAATAG
- a CDS encoding DUF5698 domain-containing protein, whose translation MPNIIIYLLIFFARICDVGLTTVRTIFMIQGRKLIVMVIGFFEAIVYVVVLGKIVTDLDDPMKIVFYGLGFAAGNFVGLMIEEKLALGELAVNVVLRDSDNDELISEIRENGFGVTVVEGQGRSMMRDYLIIIIKRKDFKRLKEIISGHDKKAFMMTSTVDPITGGYFRGAKKA comes from the coding sequence ATGCCCAATATTATAATTTATTTACTGATATTTTTCGCAAGGATTTGCGATGTTGGACTCACCACAGTGAGAACTATATTTATGATTCAGGGAAGAAAACTGATAGTTATGGTTATTGGTTTCTTCGAAGCCATAGTATATGTAGTAGTACTTGGAAAGATTGTAACAGATCTTGATGATCCAATGAAGATTGTATTTTATGGACTTGGATTTGCAGCCGGTAACTTTGTAGGACTTATGATAGAAGAAAAACTTGCACTTGGAGAACTTGCTGTCAATGTAGTTTTAAGAGATTCAGATAATGATGAATTGATATCTGAGATTAGAGAAAATGGTTTTGGAGTTACAGTAGTTGAAGGACAGGGAAGAAGCATGATGAGAGATTATCTGATTATAATCATCAAGCGAAAGGACTTTAAGAGATTAAAAGAAATAATTTCCGGTCATGATAAAAAAGCATTTATGATGACCTCAACTGTAGATCCGATAACCGGAGGATATTTTAGAGGAGCTAAAAAAGCGTGA
- the ligA gene encoding NAD-dependent DNA ligase LigA, which translates to MTRIEELKNRINELNYHYYTLDEPIVSDAEYDRLYDELVELERERGYADTDSPTGRVGAQILPGFQRHTHIASLYSLDKAQSLPELESWIIRTERLIADYNSSSEEKLPKPEYVLEYKFDGLTVNLTYNGGILINASTRGNGITGEEILPQIKTIRSIPLRIDYPGLMEVQGEGVMPLSQLEKYNESAEVPLKNARNAAAGALRNLNPAVTESRKLDAYFYNVGYIEGREFHSQEEMLSFLVDNRFKVYNYRPVVNNIDEIESEIARISDLRKHIDVLTDGMVIKINDMRTREILGYTNRAPRWAIAYKFEAEEYTTILREVIWNVGRTGKVTPSAIVDAVDIGGVTVRRATLNNYDDIQRKDLSLGSRVLIRRSGDVIPEILGVVPDPDVITETIQKPDHCPSCNSELIQDGVHIFCPNSISCKPQMISRLTHFASRDAMDIEGLSEKTVEKLIEELDVNKITDIYELKEESLLKLEGFKEKRAGNLLNAIEKSKRVKLASFIYALGIPNVGIKTSMDLEEKFGSLEAITNATESELLEVPDVGEIIAASIVEFFHDDEIKTALSDLINHGIVFEGGREVTETEITDKRFVITGSFENYKRKELQEILMNAGAKVSSSVSKNTDYVIVGTDPGSKLTQAETLGTKIIRESELEEFIKNMIK; encoded by the coding sequence ATGACCAGAATAGAAGAATTAAAAAATAGAATAAATGAACTAAATTATCACTATTATACTCTGGATGAACCGATTGTATCGGATGCCGAATATGACAGACTATACGATGAGTTGGTAGAACTGGAAAGAGAAAGAGGTTATGCTGACACTGATTCGCCAACCGGTAGGGTAGGTGCCCAAATTCTGCCTGGTTTCCAAAGGCATACACATATAGCATCTCTCTATAGCTTGGATAAAGCACAAAGTCTGCCGGAGCTTGAGAGCTGGATTATCAGAACTGAAAGACTAATTGCCGACTATAATAGTAGCTCTGAAGAAAAACTTCCTAAACCTGAGTATGTACTAGAGTATAAGTTTGACGGACTAACAGTAAACCTGACTTATAATGGCGGAATTTTAATAAATGCTTCAACCAGGGGCAATGGTATAACGGGCGAGGAAATATTACCTCAGATTAAAACCATAAGATCCATCCCACTAAGAATAGATTATCCCGGACTTATGGAAGTACAGGGTGAGGGAGTAATGCCATTATCTCAGCTCGAAAAATACAATGAATCTGCGGAAGTACCACTTAAAAATGCAAGAAATGCAGCTGCTGGAGCATTAAGAAATCTAAATCCGGCAGTTACAGAGAGTAGAAAACTGGATGCTTATTTTTATAATGTGGGATATATAGAAGGTAGAGAATTTCACTCACAAGAAGAGATGCTCAGTTTCTTAGTAGACAATAGATTTAAGGTATATAATTACAGACCCGTAGTAAATAATATAGATGAGATTGAGAGTGAAATAGCTAGGATATCGGACCTTAGAAAGCATATCGACGTTTTGACTGATGGTATGGTCATTAAGATAAATGATATGAGAACCAGGGAAATACTCGGCTATACAAATAGAGCGCCCAGATGGGCAATTGCCTATAAGTTTGAAGCTGAGGAGTATACGACTATACTGAGAGAAGTAATCTGGAATGTGGGTAGAACAGGGAAAGTTACACCTTCAGCAATTGTCGATGCCGTTGATATTGGCGGGGTTACCGTCAGAAGAGCCACTCTTAATAATTACGACGATATACAGAGGAAAGACCTAAGTCTTGGATCGAGAGTTTTGATAAGAAGGTCGGGAGATGTAATACCTGAGATACTAGGAGTAGTTCCCGATCCGGATGTCATAACTGAAACAATTCAAAAGCCTGACCACTGTCCATCATGTAATAGCGAACTCATTCAAGACGGAGTCCATATATTTTGTCCCAATTCTATTTCATGTAAACCTCAGATGATATCAAGGCTTACTCATTTTGCTTCAAGAGATGCGATGGATATCGAAGGCTTAAGTGAGAAAACAGTTGAAAAACTAATCGAAGAACTGGATGTAAATAAGATAACGGATATATATGAACTAAAAGAAGAAAGTCTTTTAAAGTTGGAGGGCTTTAAAGAAAAAAGAGCCGGAAATCTCTTAAATGCCATCGAAAAGAGCAAGCGTGTAAAATTGGCATCATTTATTTATGCACTTGGAATTCCAAATGTCGGTATCAAGACCTCCATGGATTTGGAAGAAAAATTTGGAAGCCTTGAAGCAATTACAAATGCTACTGAATCAGAACTATTGGAAGTTCCGGATGTTGGAGAAATAATCGCCGCAAGCATTGTAGAATTCTTCCATGATGATGAAATAAAAACTGCATTGTCCGACCTTATTAATCATGGCATTGTTTTCGAAGGTGGTAGGGAAGTCACCGAGACTGAAATTACCGATAAGAGATTTGTTATTACGGGAAGCTTTGAAAACTATAAGAGAAAAGAACTTCAAGAGATTTTAATGAATGCAGGTGCAAAAGTCAGTTCATCGGTATCAAAGAACACCGACTATGTAATAGTGGGTACAGACCCCGGAAGTAAATTAACTCAAGCTGAAACTCTGGGTACAAAGATAATTAGAGAATCAGAACTTGAAGAATTTATTAAAAACATGATAAAATAG
- the gatB gene encoding Asp-tRNA(Asn)/Glu-tRNA(Gln) amidotransferase subunit GatB, whose product MSIKTLIGLEIHVELSTETKMFCGCKNVFGAPPNTNVCEICLGHPGTLPLLNKQALEYAIKAGLALNCNINLHSKMDRKKYFYPDLVKGFQISQDKEPLCRDGYIEVNTGDYKKKIRIERVHIEEDTGKSVHTETGHTLMDYDRSGVPLIEIVSRPDMETAEEAYLFLNSLREILKYIGVSDVKMEEGSLRCDVNINMVDDETGNKTGIAEIKNMNSFRAVVKAIEFEQVRQRELLEAGVVENKQTRRWDDLLGETQLMRMKEQGADYRYTIEGDLPAINLELSYVEKIAKSLPELPAAKALRFIETYKLSEYDADILSRNADISSLFESVYEKVGDSKAVSNWIISDVLRLINEKEIDPSEMTLSAENLAVIIKYVLESKINTNTGKKLLREVFDSGEDAEKLIRDRGLIQISDESYLEAIVEEVLDQNEQSIIDYRAGKDRALGYLVGQCMKASKGKGNPQVFNKLLLERLEA is encoded by the coding sequence ATGAGCATAAAAACATTAATAGGACTTGAAATACATGTTGAGCTTTCAACTGAAACAAAAATGTTCTGTGGATGTAAGAATGTCTTCGGAGCACCTCCAAATACAAATGTTTGTGAGATTTGTTTAGGACATCCAGGTACCTTGCCACTTTTAAACAAACAAGCACTGGAATATGCCATTAAAGCTGGATTGGCACTAAATTGCAATATCAACCTCCACTCTAAAATGGACAGGAAAAAGTATTTTTATCCTGACCTTGTCAAAGGATTTCAAATATCTCAAGATAAAGAACCTCTTTGCAGAGATGGATATATAGAAGTCAATACAGGTGATTACAAGAAGAAAATTAGAATAGAAAGAGTTCATATAGAAGAAGATACCGGAAAGTCTGTTCACACGGAAACGGGACATACTCTAATGGACTACGACAGATCGGGAGTACCTCTAATTGAAATCGTAAGCAGACCGGATATGGAAACCGCTGAAGAGGCATATCTTTTCCTAAATTCACTTAGAGAGATACTGAAGTATATCGGTGTATCAGATGTCAAGATGGAAGAAGGTTCCTTGAGATGCGATGTTAACATCAATATGGTAGATGATGAAACAGGAAATAAAACCGGTATTGCCGAAATAAAAAACATGAACTCGTTCAGAGCAGTCGTAAAGGCGATAGAATTTGAGCAAGTGAGACAAAGAGAACTTCTCGAAGCAGGAGTAGTTGAAAACAAACAAACCAGAAGATGGGATGACTTACTTGGAGAAACTCAGTTAATGAGGATGAAAGAGCAGGGAGCGGATTACAGATACACCATTGAAGGAGATCTACCTGCAATCAATCTGGAATTGTCTTATGTGGAAAAAATTGCTAAATCTCTTCCGGAACTTCCCGCTGCCAAAGCCTTAAGATTTATAGAAACATATAAACTGTCTGAATACGATGCCGACATTCTATCCAGAAATGCGGATATTTCTTCGTTATTTGAATCGGTTTATGAAAAAGTCGGAGACTCAAAAGCTGTAAGCAATTGGATAATCTCAGATGTCTTAAGACTCATTAACGAAAAGGAAATAGATCCTTCTGAGATGACGCTCAGTGCAGAAAATCTGGCAGTTATTATAAAATACGTGCTGGAGTCAAAAATAAACACCAATACTGGTAAAAAACTTCTTAGAGAAGTATTTGACAGCGGTGAAGATGCTGAGAAGTTGATAAGGGATAGAGGACTTATTCAGATTTCAGATGAGTCGTATTTGGAAGCAATAGTAGAGGAAGTACTTGATCAGAATGAGCAGTCGATTATCGATTATAGAGCCGGTAAAGACAGAGCTCTCGGATACTTGGTCGGACAATGCATGAAAGCTAGTAAAGGTAAGGGAAATCCGCAAGTATTCAATAAACTTCTTCTCGAAAGATTGGAAGCATAA
- a CDS encoding amidase: MIIRNLKERFINGEITVLDHTKELLGKIEADKCNTFITVNTEEALKRAAVLDDKLKNNEEPGELFGVAVSLKDNIMTEGLKTTCASKMLENYIPSYDATIVKKLMDADAIIIGKTNMDEFAMGGKLRDILLWSCQQSY, encoded by the coding sequence ATGATAATTAGAAATTTAAAAGAGAGATTTATTAATGGTGAAATAACCGTCCTCGACCATACAAAAGAACTCCTTGGAAAAATTGAAGCTGATAAATGCAATACCTTTATAACCGTTAATACAGAAGAAGCACTTAAAAGGGCTGCTGTACTGGATGATAAGTTAAAAAACAATGAAGAACCGGGAGAATTATTTGGAGTAGCAGTAAGCTTAAAAGACAATATAATGACAGAAGGTCTTAAAACTACATGTGCATCAAAAATGCTTGAGAACTATATACCAAGCTATGATGCAACCATTGTGAAAAAACTTATGGACGCTGATGCAATTATAATAGGTAAGACAAATATGGACGAATTTGCAATGGGTGGGAAGCTCAGAGACATCCTACTTTGGTCCTGTCAACAATCCTATTGA
- a CDS encoding metallophosphoesterase produces MKKILVVSDTHGEYRNVVNLIQNLHGLDYMIHLGDHAEDADYISEITGIKVLSVLGNNDYYSFGAVQERLVFNEGRFRILAVHGHRQAVGFNLTRLTEWAMQEEADLVLYGHTHFYNEDRHNGIVFLNPGSPTIPRDYDRKKTVAILNLGEYIEIEKVIL; encoded by the coding sequence ATGAAGAAGATACTTGTAGTAAGTGACACTCATGGAGAATACAGAAATGTAGTAAATCTCATCCAAAACCTTCACGGTTTGGATTATATGATTCATTTAGGAGATCATGCAGAAGATGCTGATTATATATCGGAAATTACCGGAATCAAGGTCTTATCAGTGCTTGGAAACAATGACTACTATTCCTTTGGGGCAGTTCAAGAGCGTTTGGTATTCAATGAAGGCAGGTTTCGAATTTTAGCAGTTCATGGACATAGACAAGCAGTGGGATTTAATCTTACGAGACTGACAGAATGGGCAATGCAAGAAGAAGCTGACCTGGTCCTCTATGGACATACCCATTTTTATAACGAAGATAGACATAATGGAATAGTGTTTTTAAATCCCGGCAGTCCGACAATACCCAGGGATTATGACAGGAAAAAAACAGTTGCGATATTGAACTTGGGTGAATATATAGAAATTGAAAAAGTCATACTATAA